Proteins encoded by one window of Esox lucius isolate fEsoLuc1 chromosome 4, fEsoLuc1.pri, whole genome shotgun sequence:
- the rapgef2 gene encoding rap guanine nucleotide exchange factor 2 isoform X14 → MRLGLGFCGRFAKATLFSAISVKRHDFKHHIQATENEPGDMDLSGLPETAVDSEEDDDEEDMERASDPLMSRDIVRDCLEKDPVDRTDDDIEQLLEFMHQLPAFANMTMSVRRELCAVMVFAVVERAGTIVLNDGEELDSWSVILNGSVEVTYPEGRPEILCMGNSFGVSPTMEKEYMKGVMKTKVDDCQFVCIAQQDYCCILNQVEKNMQKVEEEGEIVMVKEHRELDRTGTRKGHIVIKGTTERLTMHLVEEHSVVDPTYIEDFLLTYRTFLSSPMVVGNKLLEWFHDPSLRDKVTRVVLLWVNNHFNDFEGNPAMTHFLEEFENNLEREVRVSKMCGHLRLLNIACAAKAKLRLVTLTKPSREAPLAFTLLGGSEKGFRIFIDSVEPGSKAAEAGLKRGDQILEVNGQNFENVQLSKANEILRNNTHLSISVKTNLLVFKELLARPEHDHDVDGEEPLEVDRKNGAPAHLPKIGDIKKGSRYSIPDLAVDVEQVMGLEKASKKAKANTVGGRNKLKKIFDKTLTSILPPKPYNEVGVGQSQDDSIVGLKQSKQIPAALPVSGNLSSSNPDLLQSHHRILDFNNQPAPVVTNMSDQVLRVFKADQQSRYIMIGKDTTAKEVVAQAIREFALTAAPEAYSLCEVSVTPEGVIKQRRLPEQLSKLADRIQLSGRYYLKSNMETETLCSDEDAQDLLREGQISLLQLSTVEVATQLSMRAFELFCAIEPTEYIDDLFKLKSKTGSFCLKRFEEAINQETFWVASEVTREPNQLKRMKTVKHFIKIALHCRECKNFNSMFAIISGLNLAPVSRLRGTWEKLPSKYEKLFGDLQDLFDPSRNMAKYRNVLNNQNLQPPIIPLFPVIKKDLTFLHEGNDSKVDGLVNFEKLRMIAKEIRHVGRMASVNMDPALMFRTRKKKWRSLGSLSQGSANAAVLDVTQAGGHKKRVRRSSFLNAKKLYEDAQMARKVKQYLSHLSLETNEEALQILSLQCEPSINTLPKNAGGGKRPDTSPVVSRAASQQRGQLQKGNQALQVPAVALYPSRKKVPVKDLPPFGTSSPQSLKKILSLSEEASERHKRQTEDTVSNASSQLSSPPTSPHSSPKKGLGTLKGQRVQRVSVNSKQTAAGYPRMGDTYSDSGHSEISSRSSLVSNSSLDMAQEERRGLRDPHGMGSRLERRATTDPDQYSLGSYSSMQDCRGLYSGTTVLSSPSSEELTHDQGDRVSLDAADSGRGSWTSCSSGSHDNIQTMQQGRSWETLAFGPGGVVGIHPPGGPEALLGPASLWAAQARGSWASASSSSSSAAYWGEDSEGDTGTIKRRGGKDVNADPETSSITSMGSDEAKHHGRPSPSPITAGSKGLITRKESRYREPPPTPPGYTALTISDFSEGQTPSPPPPAAHSGRRPPDYTTALQRSRMVTQSPDSHHHHHHHQAQKPPGAGLTKHPGLHRTRSPGEDQDPEEEEEGESLSPKLVALRKTVAHTTSETSRP, encoded by the exons ATGCGTCTCGGATTAGGCTTCTGCGGGCGTTTTGCGAAGGCAACGCTGTTTTCAGCTATTTCTGTGAAAAGGCACGACTTTAAGCACCACATTCAG GCCACGGAGAACGAGCCGGGAGACATGGACCTCAGTGGCCTTCCTGAGACCGCCGTTGACTCCGAGGAGGACGATGACGAGGAGGACATGGAGCGAGCGTCAGACCCCCTTATGAGCCGAGACATAGTGCGGGACTGCCTTGAGAAGGACCCAGTGGACCGCACGGATGACGACATTG aGCAATTACTTGAGTTCATGCATCAGCTCCCAGCATTTGCCAACATGACCATGTCGGTGAGGAGGGAGCTTTGTGCAGTCATGGTGTTTGCTGTGGTCGAACGGGCCGGCACCATCGTCCTGAACGACGGGGAAGAG CTGGACTCATGGTCGGTGATCCTGAATGGCTCGGTGGAGGTGACATATCCCGAGGGCAGACCGGAGATCCTGTGTATGGGGAACAGCTTTGGGGTTTCCCCGACCATGGAGAAGGAGTACATGAAGGGAGTGATGAAGACCAAGGTGGACGACTGTCAG TTTGTGTGCATAGCACAGCAGGACTACTGCTGCATCCTCAACCAGGTGGAAAAGAACAtgcagaaggtggaggaggaaggTGAGATCGTCATGGTCAAGGAGCACCGCGAGCTGGACCGCACCGGCACCCGAAAAGGGCACATTGTCATCAAG GGCACGACAGAGCGCCTGACCATGCACCTGGTTGAGGAGCACTCTGTAGTGGACCCCACCTACATCGAAGACTTCCTGCTTACCTACAGGACTTTCCTCTCAAGCCCCATGGTCGTGGGAAACAAGCTCCTTGAGTGGTTCCACGATCCAAGCCTCAGGGACAAG GTTACACGGGTAGTCTTGCTGTGGGTTAACAATCACTTCAATGATTTTGAAGGCAACCCTGCAATGACTCACTTTCTTGAAGAATTTGAGAACAATCTGGAGAGAGAGGTTCGTGTCTCA AAAATGTGTGGCCATCTTAGACTGTTAAACATTGCCTGTGCTGCTAAAGCCAAACTTCGTCTGGTGACGCTGACCAAACCGTCGAGGGAGGCCCCGCTAGCCTTTACCCTGCTTGGGGGTTCGGAGAAGGGTTTCCGCATCTTCATCGATAGTGTGGAGCCTGGGAGCAAGGCCGCAGAGGCCGGCCTCAAACGAGGAGATCAG attCTGGAGGTGAATGGGCAGAACTTTGAAAATGTCCAGCTCTCTAAAGCCAACGAGATCCTGAGGAACAACACCCACTTGTCCATTTCTGTGAAAACCAATCTTTTAG TGTTCAAGGAGCTGCTAGCCCGGCCGGAGCATGACCATGATGTGGATGGCGAGGAGCCGTTAGAGGTGGATCGTAAGAATGGAGCTCCAGCCCACCTGCCCAAGATCGGGGACATCAAGAAGGGCTCTCGTTACTCCATCCCTGACCTGGCGGTGGATGTTGAGCAG GTGATGGGCCTGGAGAAGGCCAGCAAGAAGGCCAAAGCCAACACTGTGGGTGGCAGAAACAAACTCAAGAAGATCTTTGACAAGACACTCACCAGCATCCTGCCACCCAAACCATACAA TGAGGTGGGTGTGGGCCAATCGCAGGACGACAGCATCGTCGGCCTGAAGCAGTCCAAACAGATTCCGGCCGCGCTGCCGGTCAGTGGCAACCTGTCGTCCAGCAACCCTGACCTTCTGCAGTCCCACCACCGCATCCTGGACTTCAACAACCAGCCTG CCCCAGTTGTGACAA ACATGTCGGATCAGGTGCTACGAGTGTTCAAGGCAGACCAACAGAGCCGGTATATCATGATTGGTAAAGACACCACGGCCAAGGAAGTTGTGGCCCAGGCCATCCGGGAGTTCGCCCTGACCGCAGCCCCTGAAGCCTATTCGCTGTGCGAGGTGTCCGTTACACCAGAGGGCGTCATCAAGCAACGGCGGCTTCCTGAGCAGCTGTCCAAGTTGGCTGACAGAATACAGCTCAGTGGAAG GTACTACCTGAAGAGCaacatggagacagagacactgtgttCCGACGAGGACGCCCAGGACCTCCTTCGTGAAGGCCAGATCTCCCTCCTCCAACTATCCACTGTGGAGGTAGCAACCCAGCTCTCCATGCGCGCCTTTGAACTCTTCTGCGCCATCGAGCCCACTGAGTACATCGACGACTTATTCAAGCTCAAGTCCAAGACGGGCTCGTTTTGCCTTAAGCGGTTCGAGGAGGCCATCAACCAGGAGACCTTCTGGGTGGCGTCGGAGGTGACCCGGGAACCCAACCAGCTGAAGCGTATGAAGACGGTCAAGCACTTCATCAAGATAGCCCTACATTGTAGAGAGTGCAAGAACTTCAACTCCATGTTTGCCATCATCAG TGGTCTGAACCTAGCCCCTGTATCTAGACTCCGGGGCACATGGGAAAAGCTGCCCAGTAAGTACGAGAAGCTGTTTGGGGACCTGCAGGACCTGTTTGACCCGTCCAGGAACATGGCCAAGTACCGCAACGTCCTCAACAACCAGAACCTTCAGCCACCCATCATACCCCTCTTCCCTGTCATCAAGAAGGACCTCACCTTCCTTCATGAAG GCAATGACTCTAAAGTGGACGGACTGGTGAACTTTGAGAAGCTGCGGATGATTGCCAAAGAGATCCGCCACGTGGGGCGCATGGCCTCCGTCAACATGGACCCGGCGCTCATGTTCCGAACCAG GAAGAAGAAATGGAGGAGTTTAGG TTCTCTTAGCCAGGGCAGTGCCAATGCAGCGGTGCTGGACGTCACCCAGGCAGGCGGCCACAAGAAGCGTGTGAGGCGGAGCTCTTTCCTGAATGCCAAGAAGCTGTACGAGGACGCCCAGATGGCACGCAAGGTCAAGCAGTACCTGTCCCATCTCAGCCTGGAGACCAACGAGGAGGCGCTGCAGATCCTCTCACTGCAGTGTGAGCCCTCCATCAACACAC TGCCAAAGAACGCCGGTGGCGGTAAGAGGCCGGACACGTCTCCCGTGGTGTCCAGGGCTGCCAGCCAGCAGAGAGGCCAGCTGCAGAAGGGTAACCAGGCCCTACAGGTGCCCGCTGTGGCCCTCTACCCCTCCCGCAAGAAAGTGCCAGTCAAAGACCTGCCGCCGTTTG GCACAAGTTCCCCTCAGTCACTGAAGAAGATCTTGTCACTGTCGGAGGAGGCCAGTGAGCGTCACAAGCGTCAGACGGAGGACACCGTGTCCAACGCCTCCTCGCAGCTTAGCTCCCCGCCCACCTCCCCCCACAGCTCGCCCAAGAAGG GGCTCGGGACTTTGAAGGGCCAAAGGGTCCAGAGGGTTTCCGTTAACAGTAAACAGACAGCCGCAG gcTACCCCAGGATGGGAGACACCTACTCCGACTCGGGTCACAGTGAGATCTCGTCGCGGTCCAGCCTGGTCAGCAACTCATCCTTGGACATGGcccaggaggagaggagaggtctCCGAGACCCCCACGGCATGGGATCACGGCTGGAGAGGAGGGCCACGACGGACCCCGATCAATACAGTCTGGG CTCATATTCCTCCATGCAGGACTGTCGGGGCCTGTACAGCGGTACCACGGTCCTCTCCTCCCCGAGCTCCGAGGAGCTGACCCATGACCAGGGTGACCGCGTGTCACTGGACGCCGCCGACAGCGGCCGTGGCTCCTGGACCTCCTGCTCCTCCGGGTCCCATGACAACATCCAGACCATGCAGCAGGGGCGCAGCTGGGAGACCCTGGCGTTCGGCCCCGGCGGGGTGGTAGGCATCCACCCTCCCGGAGGCCCCGAGGCGTTGCTGGGCCCCGCCAGTCTGTGGGCGGCCCAGGCCAGGGGCAGCTGGGCCTCTGCGTCTTCGTCGTCATCCTCCGCGGCGTACTGGGGCGAGGACTCTGAGGGCGACACGGGCACGATCAAACGGCGAGGCGGGAAGGACGTGAACGCTGACCCGGAGACGAGCAGCATCACGTCAATGGGGTCTGACGAGGCCAAGCATCACGGGAGGCCGTCCCCATCGCCAATCACCGCCGGCAGCAAGGGCCTTATCA CACGAAAGGAGAGCCGCTACCGTGAgccccctcccactccacccgGTTACACCGCCCTCACCATCTCTGACTTCAGCGAGGGCCAGACGCCGTCGCCACCTCCCCCCGCCGCCCACTCCGGCCGCCGTCCGCCCGACTACACCACGGCCCTGCAGCGCTCGCGCATGGTCACCCAGTCGCCCGactcccaccaccatcaccaccaccaccaggctCAAAAACCCCCAGGGGCGGGCTTGACCAAACACCCGGGGCTCCACCGCACCCGCTCGCCAGGCGAGGACCAAgacccagaggaggaagaggagggtgagTCCTTGTCTCCCAAACTAGTCGCTCTGAGGAAGACAGTGGCACACACAACATCAGAGACATCAAGGCCATGA